DNA from Candidatus Binataceae bacterium:
GTGCAACTGATGCTCGACGGGCAGCTCGCGTGGCTTAAGCGCGGGGCGACCGAAGTCTCGATGCGCCTGGTGGAAGGGGAATTTCCGGACTACCGCGGCGTCATCCCCAAGCATTCCAAATACTCGGTCCCAGTCGGCCGCGACGGCTTGCTGAATGCGATCAAGCGGGCCGCGATTTTCTCTAATGAGCGCTACCACGGCGTCAAGCTGGGACTCTCGAGCGGCGCGCTCACCGTGTCCTCGACCAGCCCCGAGATGGGCGAAGCCAGCGAGACCCTCGACGTCAACTTCAACGGCGAGGAGTTTTCGATCGGCTTCAACGCCGCCTACCTGATCCAGGCGCTCGGCGTGATGCCGGCCGAGAGCGACGCGAGCCTAGGGCTTAGCGACGAGGTCAGTCCCGGCGTAATCACCTCGGCGGCGGATTCGCAATTCACTTACGTCGTGATGCCGATGCGCCTTTGAGGCTGGCGCGCAAACGCATCCGCCATCCGGTCCAGGGCCCGCCCCTGGCGCCCCCGAGCGCAACGGCCAGTTAGGGAACGGTCGAGGGCGAGTTGGTTGGCGACGCGACCGTGGATGGTAGAGCGTTAGCGCCGGGAGGTTCTACAGCCACCAGGAGTTCCTTGTTGAGCACGTGCTGGCGCCCCTCGAACGGAAAGGCTTGTTCGCTGGCGGCCACCCCGCCTGCGCCGCCGAGCTGATTCAATAGGTCTTGCAGGGTTTGACGGTCGCGCCGGCGCACGATTATCCATCGGACCCTGTTTTCAAGTACGTCGCCTCGCAATTTGGCCGGATCGTCATAGTACGGCAGCGGATCCGGGAGATTGAGGTAGTAGAGCGGCCCGATGGTCTTGTACAGCACTACGCCCGTGGTGGCCGCGCCCATCTGGTGGCGGATATCCTGGGCGAATTGCTTTTCCCCGCGCCATCGATCGGCGGCCGGCATCGCAAAAATAAACAGGTAAGCTATGAAAAGTGCGCCGACGGTCATCGTTGACACCGCCACTCGCGGAGTGTCGAACTTTCTTAGCGCGTAGATTACCGAGAGCAGCGAGACCGCCCAGCAAATCGCATAGATCACGCGATCGGGAGCTGCCGGCAGCGTCGCCATCGAGCCCTTGAATATCCAAGCAGGCGGGAGCATCACGATCGCTCCGCCCGCGACCGCTATCGCGATAACTCCGTAACCAATCCGAAGGAGCCGGCGCGGCAGCGGCGACAGAGACTCGACCGGCATCGCCAGCATTCGCGCGACGAGCAGTGCCGCGGCCGGAAGAATCGGCAGAAGGTAGTAGCTGCGGCGCGATCCGGAAAGCGTGAAGAAGACGAAGGTCGCCCAGAAATAGACCAGCGCGAAGCGATGTCCGCGCTCCACTTCAACGCCGGAATCGCTCCGGGATAGGTCAACCGGCCCGCGATGAACCGACCGGTGATGCGCCTGGGCGAGCGCGGCAGGCAGAAGCGCGGACCACGGCATCATCAGGGCGAAGATGACGTAGCAATAAAGATAGATGGGGCCGCGATGGTCGAACGGATGGAAAAACCGCACGACGTTTTCCCGATAAACCATCTCCAGCCCTTTTTCGGAGCCGGTGCGCGCGGCCGAGATCGCGAACGGCACGTAGTAAACCGCCGCCCCAAGCGGGATCGCAACCACCGATTTCCAGTTGAATAGCCATCGGCTGCGCTCGAAGAGCCATCCGATTCGGTCAGTCAGCGGGCCGCGTGCAAGGCGGCGTCCCAACTCGGCCCATCCATCGGCCAGACCCGAATACACTCCGAGCACGATCAGCGGCAGCACGAAGCCGAGCAGTCCCTTGGTGAGCGATGTCGCCGCCATCACCAGCCATAGCCCGACCACCCACCATCCGTCCTGACGCCCTTCATTGCGCAGAAAAAGCGCGAACGCGGCCAGCTCGCCGGTGACCGTTTCAACGTCGGCCGAGGCATGGCGGGAAAAGAACACGAAGCTGAAACTGGTGGCGAGAATCACGCCGGCAAGCAGCCCGACGCGGCCGTCGTAGAGGCGCCGCCCGACGATCATCACCAGCCATACGCCGAGCACTCCCGCAATGGCGCATGGCAGCCGCGCCGACGTCTCGTCGAGTCCGCCGGTCAGCCAGCTCGCGGCCAGCACCAGCCAGTATGAACCGAGCGGCTTGTCGAAATAGACCTTGCCGTTGATGGTCGGCCAGAAATAGCGCGAGGTGAGCTGCATCTCACGCGCGATTTCGGCCCATCGAAATTCAGAAGACCAGAGCGCTCGCGCGCCCAGGCGGGTAAGAAACATCACCGCCGCCAGCGTCAGGACGGCGGCCGCGGCCGCGCGCCACGAGAGGACGTATCCGAAGACCTCTATTGAAGACTTGCACGCGGCATCCCGCGGCTCCGGCGGTCCGTCGGCGGCAGAACCCGGCGATCCGGCAAGACGTTCGGCGGCGCGGCGCGGGTGAGCGGTACTTTCCATTGCGCGATCAGGTTCGCAGCCTGTTCTCGCGCGTTCAAGGGGGAGAGCGGCTTCGCGGAAGGATACCGCCCTCGGGATACCGTCATGGCGAGCGAGTCCGATCTGAAACAAAGCGCGCCGGGAAAGGCCATTCGTGGTTTCCGATCGGTCCGGCTTTCAGCGGGCCTTGTCCTCCTCGGCTGAAAGTGCGGCGAGCTCGTCCGCCAGGATCGGCACGCCAAGATTGCACGCCTGGACGCCTTGCACGACACACAACTTGAGCACCTCCATGATTTCTTCCATCGAGGCACCCAGCTTGAGAGCGGCCTTGATATGGCGGCGCGTGCCCGGGGCGTACATATGAGTGTAGGAAGCGTCGAACGCGATACTTATAAGCTCGACAACTAGCGGACTCATCAGGCCGCTGCCGTAGATGCCCGCCCCGGTAGTCATGAATTCGTCCGTCCAGACCGGGTCCAGTTCAAGGAAGGGACCCCATGCGTCGTTCCATTGGCCCATCGCGCGCATCCGGTCGCACGCGGGCGTTGGATCTTTGGCTTTCGGCACGGGTTGCGCGCCCGCCGCTTTCGCCTCCTCGAGCAGGATGGGAGCGCCGAGGCTGCACGAATGAATCGCCATCACCGACGCCATCTTCAGCACCATCAGGATTTCTTCGCGCGAAGCGCCGGCTTGCAAGGCGGCGCGAATATGGCGGCGAGTGCCATCGGGATTCAGGTTGGTGCAGGCGGCGTTGAGCGCG
Protein-coding regions in this window:
- a CDS encoding carboxymuconolactone decarboxylase family protein, with the translated sequence MTTPKQTGIGGPWDAALEQLRTWDPDWAEACARMTTNPWTSGILPRKTIELIGVALNAACTNLNPDGTRRHIRAALQAGASREEILMVLKMASVMAIHSCSLGAPILLEEAKAAGAQPVPKAKDPTPACDRMRAMGQWNDAWGPFLELDPVWTDEFMTTGAGIYGSGLMSPLVVELISIAFDASYTHMYAPGTRRHIKAALKLGASMEEIMEVLKLCVVQGVQACNLGVPILADELAALSAEEDKAR
- a CDS encoding glycosyltransferase family 39 protein, yielding MESTAHPRRAAERLAGSPGSAADGPPEPRDAACKSSIEVFGYVLSWRAAAAAVLTLAAVMFLTRLGARALWSSEFRWAEIAREMQLTSRYFWPTINGKVYFDKPLGSYWLVLAASWLTGGLDETSARLPCAIAGVLGVWLVMIVGRRLYDGRVGLLAGVILATSFSFVFFSRHASADVETVTGELAAFALFLRNEGRQDGWWVVGLWLVMAATSLTKGLLGFVLPLIVLGVYSGLADGWAELGRRLARGPLTDRIGWLFERSRWLFNWKSVVAIPLGAAVYYVPFAISAARTGSEKGLEMVYRENVVRFFHPFDHRGPIYLYCYVIFALMMPWSALLPAALAQAHHRSVHRGPVDLSRSDSGVEVERGHRFALVYFWATFVFFTLSGSRRSYYLLPILPAAALLVARMLAMPVESLSPLPRRLLRIGYGVIAIAVAGGAIVMLPPAWIFKGSMATLPAAPDRVIYAICWAVSLLSVIYALRKFDTPRVAVSTMTVGALFIAYLFIFAMPAADRWRGEKQFAQDIRHQMGAATTGVVLYKTIGPLYYLNLPDPLPYYDDPAKLRGDVLENRVRWIIVRRRDRQTLQDLLNQLGGAGGVAASEQAFPFEGRQHVLNKELLVAVEPPGANALPSTVASPTNSPSTVP